The Sphingobacterium bambusae genome includes a window with the following:
- a CDS encoding murein L,D-transpeptidase catalytic domain family protein: MRSLFFVLLTGLFVSYIPTTLSEDFKTSSTKPIPEKTEETKSTSQLLYEKMKLAAVLKFEAFSQALEGYKLLHPKKDGILTVIDFTLPSTAKRMVVLDMKNEKVLFHTIVSHGKNSGENFATSFSNRHGSYQSSLGFYETQNTYQGGNGYSLVLNGLEKGINDQAKARAVVVHGADYCSESMIKATGRLGRSYGCPALPRALAKPIINTIKDGTLLFIYAENEDYLAKTKVLSPLVRRGMLAQSDELTNENERLN; the protein is encoded by the coding sequence ATGCGTAGTTTATTTTTTGTATTGTTGACGGGGCTGTTTGTGAGTTATATACCAACCACGCTTTCCGAAGATTTTAAAACAAGTTCAACCAAACCTATCCCAGAAAAAACAGAAGAGACAAAATCAACAAGCCAGCTTCTTTACGAGAAGATGAAGCTTGCTGCTGTTTTGAAATTTGAAGCCTTCAGTCAAGCGCTAGAGGGCTACAAACTGTTGCATCCTAAGAAGGATGGGATATTAACCGTGATTGATTTTACGCTTCCTTCCACCGCCAAAAGAATGGTTGTATTGGACATGAAAAATGAAAAAGTATTATTTCATACCATTGTTTCCCACGGTAAAAATTCGGGCGAAAACTTTGCTACTTCATTTTCCAATAGACATGGTTCTTACCAAAGTTCACTAGGTTTTTACGAAACCCAAAATACCTACCAAGGTGGAAATGGCTACTCTTTGGTGTTAAATGGCCTAGAAAAAGGAATCAACGATCAAGCTAAGGCCCGCGCTGTAGTGGTTCATGGTGCAGATTACTGTAGCGAATCGATGATCAAGGCGACAGGCCGCTTAGGTAGAAGCTATGGCTGCCCTGCTCTACCGAGAGCGTTGGCAAAACCGATCATCAATACGATAAAAGATGGAACATTGCTTTTCATCTACGCGGAGAATGAAGATTATTTGGCGAAAACAAAAGTTCTTTCTCCATTGGTGCGACGCGGTATGCTTGCCCAATCGGACGAACTAACAAACGAGAACGAGCGTTTGAACTAA
- a CDS encoding glycosyltransferase, translating to MTVEKQQGIAFISTFPPRACGIATYTTDLIDSIKTKFADSFACYYVPLENSAYVHPYKFDSFFVLDVSDARSFQQLSDKLNDATEIDIVCIQHEFGLFAEAEDDFVNFLNQLKKSIVLTFHTVLPLPVPAMIKSVRDMAHACEKLIVMTQNSADILVEYYQIDATKISVIAHGTHLSPALDKSELRSRYGLQDRKILSTFGLLGPGKSIETTLEALPTIVQAFPDVLFLIIGVTHPVLLKQEGEKYRDTLKDLVRDLGLALHVRFVNEFLSTKELLGYLQLTDVYLFTSKDPLQAVSGTFAYALASGCPVVSTPIPHAREVLKADMGMMIDFGSAEQLADAVITLLGYDRTERERIRNLNIQKTVATSWQNSAMAHIHLFASMLGQVSSLAYSVPRIDLAHIKRMTTDRGLIQFAEINTPDLKSGYALDDNARALVAILHYYDQYAAFDCLSLISKYLNFIAHCMQDDGTFLNYVDTGGRFTEQNFNENLDDANGRAVWALGEVFAKSHILPAETVNLAKELLERASSNFLTYYSTRSMAFILKGLCCVETSEYHHVIETLAGRLTGMFNHESSDNWVWYESYLTYGNSSIPEALLLAYQRTGIPIYKEVACRSFDFLLEKIFVDGEIHVVSNKGWAKRDGIHARLKGGEQPIDVAYTIIALDRFYREIGNDEYRQMLIAAFAWFLGRNHLQQIVYNPVTGGCFDGLEALNVNINQGAESTISYLLARLKMDNYVDISR from the coding sequence ATGACAGTAGAAAAGCAGCAAGGTATAGCTTTTATATCAACCTTTCCTCCGCGTGCCTGCGGAATTGCAACATACACAACAGATCTCATAGATTCCATAAAGACAAAATTTGCCGACTCATTTGCCTGCTACTACGTTCCCTTGGAAAATTCAGCTTATGTACATCCTTACAAATTTGATAGCTTTTTCGTTTTGGATGTGTCTGACGCTAGATCCTTTCAGCAGCTGAGCGACAAGCTCAACGACGCTACAGAAATTGATATTGTCTGCATTCAACACGAATTTGGACTTTTTGCTGAAGCGGAAGATGACTTTGTGAATTTTCTGAACCAGTTAAAGAAGAGCATTGTGCTAACTTTTCATACCGTCTTACCCTTACCGGTACCAGCGATGATCAAAAGTGTACGCGACATGGCGCATGCATGTGAAAAGTTAATTGTGATGACCCAAAATTCTGCAGACATACTTGTTGAATACTATCAGATAGACGCTACAAAAATAAGCGTAATAGCGCATGGAACCCATTTGTCGCCGGCTCTCGATAAATCAGAGCTTAGGTCGCGCTACGGTCTGCAAGATCGAAAAATTCTTAGTACGTTTGGTTTGTTGGGGCCAGGAAAAAGTATAGAAACCACCTTAGAAGCGCTTCCAACTATCGTTCAAGCTTTTCCGGATGTTCTGTTCCTCATAATCGGTGTAACCCACCCTGTGCTCTTAAAGCAGGAGGGAGAGAAATATAGGGATACACTGAAGGATTTGGTAAGGGATCTAGGCCTTGCTCTCCATGTTCGTTTTGTCAACGAATTTCTTTCAACGAAGGAGCTTTTGGGTTATCTTCAACTGACCGACGTCTACCTCTTCACTTCTAAAGATCCCTTGCAAGCCGTGAGCGGGACTTTTGCCTATGCGCTAGCTTCCGGCTGTCCGGTCGTATCCACCCCAATTCCACATGCGCGCGAAGTATTGAAAGCGGATATGGGAATGATGATTGACTTTGGATCCGCAGAGCAATTGGCCGATGCCGTCATTACCTTATTGGGGTATGACAGAACAGAGCGGGAAAGGATACGAAATCTCAATATACAAAAAACAGTCGCCACATCTTGGCAAAATTCAGCGATGGCCCATATACACTTGTTTGCAAGTATGTTAGGACAAGTTAGTTCCCTTGCTTATTCGGTACCTCGCATAGATTTAGCACATATAAAGCGTATGACAACCGACCGTGGATTGATACAGTTTGCTGAGATCAATACACCTGATCTGAAGAGTGGATATGCGTTGGATGACAACGCTCGCGCATTGGTGGCCATCCTGCATTACTACGATCAATATGCTGCGTTCGACTGTCTTTCGCTTATCTCCAAATACCTTAACTTTATAGCGCATTGTATGCAAGATGACGGAACATTTCTAAATTATGTCGATACTGGAGGTCGGTTTACGGAGCAGAATTTCAACGAAAACCTCGACGATGCAAACGGTAGGGCGGTATGGGCGCTCGGTGAGGTATTTGCAAAATCACATATCCTCCCAGCAGAGACCGTAAATCTTGCGAAGGAGTTGTTAGAGAGAGCATCCTCAAACTTTCTTACCTATTACTCAACGAGATCAATGGCTTTTATCTTGAAGGGGCTGTGCTGTGTCGAAACTAGCGAGTACCATCATGTAATTGAAACATTGGCAGGTCGCTTGACGGGCATGTTCAACCATGAAAGTTCCGATAATTGGGTTTGGTATGAATCCTACCTCACGTATGGGAACAGTTCGATACCCGAGGCTCTTCTTTTGGCCTATCAGCGCACCGGAATACCTATTTATAAGGAGGTGGCCTGTCGGTCTTTCGATTTTTTACTTGAAAAGATATTTGTCGATGGCGAGATACATGTGGTATCCAACAAAGGGTGGGCAAAACGTGATGGTATTCATGCTAGACTTAAAGGTGGAGAGCAGCCAATCGATGTGGCTTACACGATCATTGCACTTGATCGATTCTATCGAGAAATTGGAAATGATGAGTACCGACAAATGTTGATAGCTGCCTTTGCATGGTTTTTGGGAAGAAATCACTTGCAGCAGATCGTGTACAATCCGGTTACAGGTGGTTGTTTTGATGGTCTCGAAGCGCTCAATGTAAATATAAACCAAGGCGCAGAATCTACCATAAGCTATCTTTTGGCGCGGCTGAAAATGGATAACTACGTCGATATCTCTAGATAA
- the clpB gene encoding ATP-dependent chaperone ClpB — MNFNNYTIKAQEAIQKASEIAVGNQQQAIEPAHILKALLTVDENIVGHLLKKLNANVDYISTELDKLIQSMPKVSGSNVYLSNTSSSVLQKAQSYLKEFNDEFVSIEHLLLALLSASDKTSGLLKDQGVNEKDLKTAIKELRGSSRVTDQNAEATYNALGKYARNLNEYAESGKLDPVIGRDEEIRRVMQILSRRTKNNPILVGEPGVGKTAIAEGIAYRIIKGDAPENLKSKVVFSLDMGALIAGAKYKGEFEERLKAVVKEVAESDGEIILFIDEIHTLVGAGGGEGAMDAANILKPALARGELRAIGATTLNEFQKYFEKDKALERRFQKVMVDEPDTQDAISILRGLKERYETHHKVRILDESIIAAVELSQRYITDRFLPDKAIDLIDEAASKLRLEMDSVPEAVDELNRRIMQLEIEREAIKREHDERKVQELSETIANLSTERDSLKAAWQSEKTLVDRVNQEIQNIEDYKLEADQAERAGDYGRVAELRYGKIKEAQDSAEKLKLELAEKQQASRMLKEEVTSDDIADVVSRWTGIPVSKMIQSEREKLLNLEAELHKRVAGQEEAIEAIADAIRRSRAGLSDAKRPIGSFIFLGTTGVGKTELAKALAEFLFDDEQALVRIDMSEYQERHAVSRLIGAPPGYVGYDEGGQLTEAVRRRPYSVVLLDEIEKAHPDVFNILLQVLDDGHLTDNKGRVVNFKNTIIIMTSNTGSGVIQENFAKLTDDNRDEVVAKTKDEVFDILQKSIRPEFLNRIDEVIMFTPLGRNEIGNIVRMQFNRVQQQLAEQNIFISASEEALDWLGQLGYDPVYGARPLKRVIQKRILNELSKEILAGKVSRDSVIQVDVFDGQFVFINKSEQQ, encoded by the coding sequence ATGAATTTTAACAACTATACAATTAAAGCACAGGAAGCGATACAAAAAGCCTCCGAAATAGCTGTTGGAAATCAACAACAAGCTATAGAACCCGCCCATATATTAAAGGCGCTTTTGACTGTCGACGAAAATATCGTTGGCCATCTATTAAAAAAACTAAATGCGAACGTAGACTACATCAGCACGGAGCTGGACAAGTTGATCCAATCCATGCCCAAGGTTAGTGGTAGTAATGTCTATTTGAGCAATACCAGTAGCTCGGTATTGCAGAAGGCTCAAAGCTATCTAAAAGAATTTAATGACGAATTCGTTTCCATTGAGCATCTCCTACTCGCCTTACTATCCGCTAGCGACAAAACAAGCGGTTTACTAAAAGACCAAGGCGTTAATGAGAAAGACCTGAAAACAGCGATTAAGGAACTGCGTGGATCGTCTCGCGTAACCGATCAAAATGCCGAAGCAACCTACAATGCGTTAGGCAAATATGCGCGCAACCTTAACGAGTATGCCGAGTCGGGTAAATTGGATCCAGTAATCGGTCGTGACGAAGAAATACGCCGCGTGATGCAGATCTTATCGCGGCGCACCAAGAACAACCCCATATTGGTGGGCGAGCCCGGTGTGGGAAAGACCGCCATAGCAGAAGGTATTGCCTACCGCATTATTAAGGGCGACGCCCCAGAAAATCTGAAATCGAAAGTAGTTTTCTCGCTCGACATGGGCGCGCTGATCGCTGGAGCAAAATATAAGGGCGAATTTGAGGAACGCCTCAAAGCCGTGGTTAAGGAGGTTGCGGAAAGCGATGGTGAAATCATCCTCTTCATTGATGAAATCCATACCCTAGTGGGCGCCGGTGGCGGCGAAGGTGCTATGGATGCAGCTAACATTTTGAAGCCAGCTTTGGCACGCGGCGAGCTTCGCGCCATTGGCGCAACGACGCTTAACGAGTTTCAGAAATATTTTGAAAAAGATAAAGCCTTGGAACGGCGCTTTCAGAAAGTTATGGTCGATGAGCCCGACACGCAGGACGCCATTTCCATTTTACGCGGCTTGAAAGAACGGTACGAGACGCACCATAAAGTACGGATTCTTGACGAATCTATTATCGCGGCCGTCGAATTGTCGCAGCGCTATATTACCGACCGCTTTCTACCCGATAAAGCCATTGATTTAATTGATGAAGCGGCCTCGAAACTACGCCTAGAAATGGACTCTGTACCAGAAGCCGTTGACGAATTGAATCGACGTATTATGCAACTGGAGATTGAACGCGAGGCCATCAAACGGGAACACGACGAGCGCAAAGTACAAGAGCTATCGGAAACCATAGCCAACCTATCCACCGAGCGCGATTCGTTAAAGGCGGCTTGGCAATCTGAAAAAACACTCGTCGACCGGGTGAACCAAGAGATCCAAAATATTGAAGATTACAAACTTGAAGCCGATCAAGCAGAACGTGCTGGTGATTATGGCAGAGTGGCAGAGCTGCGTTACGGAAAGATCAAAGAGGCGCAAGACAGCGCAGAGAAACTAAAATTGGAGTTAGCGGAAAAGCAGCAGGCCAGCCGCATGCTGAAAGAAGAGGTAACATCCGATGATATTGCCGACGTGGTATCCCGCTGGACCGGTATCCCTGTCAGTAAAATGATACAGTCGGAACGCGAAAAGCTGCTCAACCTAGAGGCAGAGCTGCACAAACGTGTAGCTGGGCAGGAAGAAGCAATAGAAGCCATCGCCGATGCAATTAGGCGTTCGCGTGCAGGCCTAAGTGATGCCAAGCGTCCTATTGGCTCCTTCATCTTTCTCGGTACAACTGGGGTTGGTAAAACGGAGCTCGCAAAAGCCTTGGCGGAATTTCTATTTGATGATGAGCAAGCGCTTGTGCGGATTGATATGTCGGAATACCAAGAGCGCCATGCCGTCTCTCGGCTTATCGGTGCGCCTCCGGGCTATGTGGGTTACGATGAAGGGGGACAACTTACCGAAGCGGTACGCCGAAGACCTTACTCTGTCGTGCTCCTCGATGAGATAGAGAAGGCTCATCCCGATGTGTTCAACATTCTGTTGCAAGTGCTGGACGACGGACACCTGACCGACAACAAGGGACGCGTGGTGAACTTCAAGAATACGATTATCATCATGACTTCCAATACAGGCTCGGGCGTTATACAGGAAAATTTTGCCAAGCTGACGGATGATAATCGTGATGAAGTTGTTGCCAAAACGAAAGATGAAGTATTCGACATCCTACAGAAATCAATACGTCCAGAATTCTTGAATCGCATTGATGAGGTGATTATGTTTACACCACTCGGTCGCAATGAGATAGGCAACATTGTACGGATGCAGTTTAACCGCGTGCAGCAGCAGCTTGCCGAGCAAAACATCTTTATCTCTGCCAGCGAAGAAGCCTTGGATTGGTTGGGACAATTGGGTTATGACCCGGTGTATGGTGCACGTCCGCTCAAGCGGGTCATACAAAAGCGAATTTTGAATGAGCTATCCAAAGAAATACTGGCCGGAAAGGTATCGCGCGACTCGGTTATCCAAGTGGATGTGTTTGATGGCCAATTTGTATTCATCAACAAAAGCGAACAGCAGTAA
- a CDS encoding PDZ domain-containing protein: protein MKWYHYLILICIPYSLYGQGIFRLKENKPVTVKFDLINNVVLVPLTINGITFSFLLDTGVKETILFAQANDSLYLNNKNKMKFHGIGLEDGIEGILSTGNVVELGAGAVIDSLHWLYVIQATELDISTDVGVAINGILGSKFFQSFSVRMDYIRQRMTIYPRGYDYSKAFGKYKKLPIQIEHDRPYVQAALGNDGNWVEGKMLLDMGNTDPMMLFSFLLPGFMLRKPFVEEYIGRGFNGEIHGKRNRVARVVLGDFELKFPIVAYPDSNAVFMSKLTKNRIGSVGNQVLQRFDMLLDYERELWYLKKNKNFNKPFLLNMAGMDIKHDGMIWAKELVKIPARAKNNHGLQAEDQGVTINLANNDLQYKFVLRPTYRVSGIRKDAPAARAGVQVNDVLLKVNGTSVSQLTLAKIMAKLQSKPGEFIRLVIERDGVLRDIRFQLIDPIPLAE, encoded by the coding sequence ATGAAATGGTACCACTACCTGATTTTGATATGTATTCCATATTCTTTATATGGCCAGGGTATCTTTCGACTAAAAGAGAACAAACCTGTCACGGTAAAGTTTGATTTGATCAACAACGTGGTGCTTGTCCCCTTAACTATCAATGGAATAACTTTTTCCTTCCTGTTGGACACAGGGGTCAAGGAAACGATCTTATTCGCGCAAGCCAATGATTCCCTATACCTCAACAACAAGAATAAGATGAAATTTCATGGCATAGGTTTGGAAGATGGGATTGAAGGGATCTTGTCGACGGGTAATGTTGTTGAGCTGGGTGCTGGTGCGGTGATTGATTCGCTTCATTGGCTCTATGTCATACAGGCTACAGAACTCGACATCTCGACAGATGTAGGTGTTGCCATCAATGGGATATTGGGTTCTAAATTTTTTCAGAGCTTCTCGGTGCGGATGGACTATATACGGCAACGGATGACGATTTACCCCAGAGGTTATGATTACAGTAAGGCGTTTGGAAAATATAAAAAGTTGCCTATTCAGATTGAGCACGATCGTCCCTATGTACAGGCGGCTCTAGGAAATGACGGCAATTGGGTAGAAGGGAAGATGCTGCTCGATATGGGCAATACGGATCCGATGATGCTCTTCTCTTTTTTGTTGCCGGGATTTATGCTGCGCAAACCTTTCGTGGAGGAATACATCGGGCGCGGCTTCAACGGAGAGATACATGGCAAAAGAAATCGGGTTGCGCGCGTCGTGCTGGGGGATTTTGAGTTGAAGTTCCCTATTGTAGCCTATCCAGATTCCAATGCTGTATTTATGAGTAAATTGACGAAGAACAGGATTGGCTCTGTCGGCAACCAAGTGCTTCAACGTTTCGATATGTTGCTAGATTACGAGCGGGAACTATGGTATCTTAAGAAGAACAAGAATTTCAATAAGCCTTTTCTGCTCAATATGGCGGGCATGGACATCAAGCATGATGGCATGATATGGGCAAAGGAGTTGGTGAAGATTCCAGCGAGAGCGAAAAATAACCATGGCTTACAGGCGGAAGACCAAGGTGTCACGATCAACTTGGCAAATAATGATCTGCAGTATAAGTTTGTGCTAAGGCCGACGTATCGTGTGTCGGGCATACGTAAGGATGCGCCAGCTGCGCGTGCGGGAGTACAGGTGAATGATGTGTTGTTAAAAGTCAACGGTACTTCGGTAAGTCAGCTTACGTTGGCAAAAATTATGGCTAAATTGCAGTCGAAGCCAGGCGAGTTTATCCGTTTGGTTATTGAGCGAGATGGGGTACTTCGGGATATCCGATTTCAATTAATCGATCCTATACCGTTAGCAGAGTAG
- a CDS encoding L,D-transpeptidase → MKLSLKLILLSCCIAGISCNQTKEAKQAAEDPAEQRRLDSLETIKKAEEEAKKKPKTAADIKLSTDLAYNKHTLEETYPYKDTTRIFQMEKIKEKLAYVENFQRAPASYAVLQNHKNKNREAPLVKNYHRNEYTRISDSLGNERYQSAPLYALGETDKPSIYGRDGSLVKLKSSDTLAMVQVEGVSFEGTWEAPKRYVKTIGDSVTFHRVVFVDVTNQNILTAERTGDCEWAIRSMNPATTGQHKPPYAQETPTGMFVVQEKKTKMYYYKDGTTSIEGYAPYASRFTNGAYVHGVPVNNPKGAIIETSWSLGTTPRSHMCVRNASSHAKFVFDWAKTFNALVIVIE, encoded by the coding sequence ATGAAATTATCCCTGAAGCTAATCTTGCTGTCCTGCTGTATAGCAGGCATTTCCTGTAATCAAACTAAAGAAGCCAAGCAGGCCGCCGAGGATCCGGCAGAACAACGCCGTTTGGATTCGTTGGAAACCATAAAAAAAGCGGAAGAGGAGGCGAAAAAGAAACCAAAGACGGCAGCCGATATCAAGCTATCAACGGATTTAGCGTATAACAAACACACGCTCGAGGAAACCTATCCCTATAAGGATACCACGCGTATCTTTCAGATGGAAAAGATCAAGGAAAAACTGGCTTATGTAGAAAATTTTCAACGAGCACCGGCGTCCTATGCCGTCTTGCAGAACCATAAAAACAAAAATAGAGAAGCTCCACTTGTCAAAAACTATCACCGCAATGAGTATACGCGTATATCGGATTCGTTGGGCAATGAACGCTATCAGTCGGCTCCGCTGTATGCATTGGGTGAAACCGATAAACCCAGCATCTATGGACGCGACGGCTCCTTGGTGAAGCTCAAAAGCAGTGATACCCTCGCGATGGTTCAGGTGGAAGGCGTTTCTTTTGAAGGTACTTGGGAAGCACCTAAGCGCTATGTTAAGACCATAGGCGACTCGGTTACCTTTCATCGGGTGGTATTTGTCGACGTGACCAACCAAAATATTTTAACCGCAGAACGCACCGGAGATTGCGAGTGGGCAATAAGAAGTATGAATCCGGCAACGACGGGCCAACACAAACCGCCCTATGCGCAAGAAACACCAACGGGCATGTTTGTAGTACAGGAGAAGAAAACCAAGATGTATTATTATAAGGACGGCACTACCTCCATTGAGGGCTACGCTCCTTACGCAAGCCGATTCACCAATGGTGCATACGTGCATGGCGTGCCCGTCAACAACCCAAAAGGCGCGATTATTGAAACGAGCTGGTCCCTTGGCACCACACCACGATCCCACATGTGTGTCCGAAATGCCTCTTCACACGCTAAATTTGTTTTTGACTGGGCGAAGACCTTCAACGCACTGGTGATCGTGATCGAATGA
- a CDS encoding ISAon1 family transposase N-terminal region protein: MQDAERKLLSLLMPEGLLDYFDIIDGSKVDGELHIYLDERNIAPSGYENSKLESKGFMPVSQIKDFPIRGQKVTLHIRRRRWTVLDTREIITRDWNLVHEGARMTTEFGLFLKGIFG; encoded by the coding sequence TTGCAAGACGCTGAACGTAAATTACTGTCTTTATTGATGCCCGAAGGGCTTTTAGATTATTTTGATATTATTGATGGTTCCAAGGTTGATGGAGAACTTCACATCTATCTTGATGAAAGAAACATTGCCCCCTCAGGCTATGAAAACAGTAAGCTGGAATCCAAAGGCTTTATGCCGGTTTCCCAGATCAAGGACTTTCCCATCCGGGGCCAAAAAGTCACCCTACATATCAGACGTAGACGTTGGACCGTGCTGGATACACGGGAGATCATTACCAGGGATTGGAACCTCGTTCATGAAGGTGCTCGGATGACTACGGAATTCGGGCTTTTTTTAAAGGGGATATTTGGATAA
- a CDS encoding ISAon1 family transposase, which produces MDNHPISAHLLGLLFQLDGKQLQDQYRNHLSDFHDWDQKHHAEYWTVFPANISERLSIDETSFSNGELYTVVGSKASKGRKGTILASIKGTKAEDIIAVLERIPLRLRNKVREVTMDMAPNMAKAIRRCFGNVRRVIDRFHVQKLVYDAVQELRIRYRWEVLDEESKKIASARKKGIPYDPELLSNGDTIKQLLARSRYLLFKHPSKWTESQKHRAEILFARFPLLKKAYDLAMALGDIFNKCKDKMVAFTKLGLWHNQVENSGIASFESVARSIAAHHTDILHYFDNKSTNASAESFNAKLKAFRSIFRGVRDTKFFLYRVMKLYA; this is translated from the coding sequence TTGGATAACCATCCCATCAGTGCGCATCTTTTGGGACTTCTCTTTCAGCTGGATGGTAAGCAGCTGCAGGATCAGTACAGGAACCATCTGAGCGACTTTCATGATTGGGATCAGAAACACCACGCCGAGTACTGGACGGTATTTCCGGCAAATATCTCCGAGCGGCTGAGTATCGATGAGACCAGTTTTAGCAATGGCGAACTCTATACCGTTGTGGGCAGCAAAGCCTCCAAGGGAAGAAAAGGCACCATCCTGGCCAGCATTAAGGGAACAAAGGCAGAAGATATCATCGCTGTACTGGAACGTATCCCGCTCAGGTTGAGAAATAAAGTTCGTGAGGTAACGATGGATATGGCTCCCAATATGGCAAAGGCAATCCGCCGGTGTTTTGGGAATGTCAGAAGGGTCATCGATAGGTTCCATGTGCAGAAACTGGTTTATGATGCCGTTCAGGAACTGCGTATAAGGTACCGTTGGGAGGTGCTGGATGAAGAAAGTAAGAAGATCGCCAGTGCACGTAAGAAAGGTATTCCCTACGATCCTGAGCTGCTGTCCAATGGCGATACCATCAAACAGCTATTGGCAAGATCAAGATACCTGCTGTTCAAACATCCTTCAAAATGGACAGAAAGCCAAAAGCACCGTGCGGAAATCTTATTTGCACGTTTTCCCCTGTTAAAGAAAGCGTATGATTTGGCGATGGCACTGGGAGATATCTTCAACAAATGCAAGGATAAGATGGTAGCTTTTACCAAGCTTGGTCTGTGGCACAATCAGGTAGAAAACTCCGGTATCGCATCTTTTGAGAGTGTTGCCCGGTCAATTGCAGCACACCACACGGATATCCTTCACTACTTCGACAATAAAAGTACAAATGCTTCAGCGGAATCCTTCAATGCAAAACTTAAGGCCTTTAGGAGTATATTCCGCGGAGTCAGGGATACAAAATTCTTCCTGTACAGGGTAATGAAATTATATGCTTAA